In one window of Oleidesulfovibrio alaskensis DSM 16109 DNA:
- a CDS encoding MarR family winged helix-turn-helix transcriptional regulator yields MRLTETLAQLDLGAGQYPFVIALLRYGDCSQEQLAELTAMDKSTAARALKALEQKGFITRKPACDNRRMNIVHATSKAARLEHEIHRRLNAVNSELAAGLSARERRLLLRLLHILEDNTQAFSTL; encoded by the coding sequence ATGCGCCTCACAGAAACGCTGGCACAGCTGGATCTGGGAGCAGGACAATATCCTTTTGTCATCGCGCTGCTGCGCTACGGCGACTGTTCTCAGGAACAGCTGGCAGAGCTGACCGCCATGGACAAAAGTACCGCAGCGCGGGCACTGAAGGCGCTGGAACAGAAGGGTTTCATCACCCGGAAACCGGCCTGCGACAACAGGCGCATGAACATTGTGCACGCCACGTCAAAAGCGGCACGGCTGGAACACGAGATACACAGGCGTCTCAACGCCGTAAACAGCGAGCTGGCCGCCGGTCTTTCGGCCCGAGAACGCCGCCTGCTGCTGCGTCTGCTGCATATTCTGGAAGACAACACGCAGGCGTTCTCCACTCTGTAA
- a CDS encoding Bcr/CflA family efflux MFS transporter produces MPDFILILLLAAFPALSTDMYLPAIPTLCTLWNIPLAQANLSLVVFFVTFSSFLLIHGPLSDRFGRRPVLLWGILLFIAGSLLCAASQSITTLVAARAVQAVGAAAASALSFALAKDMYTGEQRKKLLAYIGVIVPLCPMAAPTIGAFMLQHVSWRGIFVLQGALALFALYGAFRLREPLTSKASGGAAAALKRYVTLFSNAPFMVYAVAFALPGLAFFAFIAGSSNIYISGFGSSEQQYGLYFAFNAFSLMLGSFLCSRLCVGLASRTILFVSFVGMLLSVLAMFVFGNETPVSFAVTMFCYTMFLGMSRPISNHMILEQVDRNAGAAASLVTFFFFLCGAVAMETISLQWDSKPFVIAVLGGAGTVAALGVTLMLRGRSAEKPATS; encoded by the coding sequence ATGCCCGATTTCATCCTTATACTGCTTCTGGCGGCTTTTCCCGCCCTGTCCACAGACATGTACCTTCCTGCCATCCCGACGCTGTGCACGCTGTGGAACATTCCGCTGGCTCAGGCCAACCTTTCTCTGGTGGTCTTTTTTGTCACGTTCAGCAGCTTTCTGCTTATCCACGGTCCGCTTTCCGACAGGTTCGGCAGGCGCCCCGTGCTGCTGTGGGGCATTCTGCTGTTCATTGCGGGCAGCCTGTTGTGCGCCGCATCGCAGTCCATAACCACGCTGGTGGCCGCCCGTGCGGTTCAGGCCGTGGGGGCCGCCGCGGCATCGGCACTCAGCTTTGCGCTGGCCAAAGACATGTACACCGGTGAGCAACGCAAAAAGTTGCTGGCGTACATCGGTGTCATTGTTCCGCTGTGTCCCATGGCTGCCCCCACCATCGGGGCGTTCATGCTGCAGCATGTTTCGTGGCGGGGCATCTTTGTGCTGCAGGGAGCGCTTGCCCTTTTTGCCCTGTACGGGGCATTCCGCCTGCGCGAACCGTTGACCAGCAAAGCAAGCGGAGGAGCGGCCGCGGCGCTTAAACGCTATGTCACCTTGTTCAGCAACGCGCCTTTCATGGTGTACGCGGTGGCCTTTGCCCTTCCCGGGCTGGCGTTTTTCGCCTTCATCGCCGGTTCTTCAAATATTTACATCAGCGGGTTCGGCAGTTCCGAGCAGCAATACGGCCTGTATTTCGCTTTCAACGCCTTCTCACTCATGCTCGGTTCTTTTCTCTGCTCACGGTTATGCGTCGGGCTTGCTTCACGCACCATACTGTTTGTCTCGTTCGTCGGCATGCTGCTTTCTGTGCTGGCCATGTTTGTCTTCGGAAACGAAACCCCGGTCAGCTTTGCGGTGACCATGTTCTGCTACACCATGTTTCTGGGCATGAGCCGCCCCATCAGCAATCATATGATTCTGGAACAGGTGGACCGCAACGCCGGCGCCGCCGCCTCGCTGGTCACGTTCTTCTTTTTTCTGTGCGGCGCCGTGGCCATGGAAACCATTTCGCTGCAATGGGACTCCAAACCCTTTGTCATTGCCGTGCTGGGCGGTGCCGGCACCGTCGCTGCACTGGGCGTCACACTGATGCTGCGCGGTCGCAGTGCCGAAAAACCTGCCACCTCCTGA
- a CDS encoding endonuclease/exonuclease/phosphatase family protein, translating to MKRTSGLPALLTLMYCIGLCGAWALLYGAADRWWPVSLLLFGPRWMLGLPLLVLLPWAVLRHRLLLIPLGFAAVVLAGPVMGFQVAQEQNDVPSGARIRVLSCNLRVGEADFEALSRVVREYDVDVVAVQEYIGDRRLTLPEGWQGKRDGQIAVYSRFPLQVGEALKLHRAGHKWKRQTVLPAVIRTPAGPVAFFAVHLPSPRYGLQHLLDRRKLINPEKAGMLEAQTGAREEASMLARAMVDRAVLPVIVAGDFNLPRESYIFRRYWSDMSDASVLLTGYGWTFFESLRGLPVMLAVDRVLAGNGAEARWFRVGPDVDSDHRPVIADVVLTPAG from the coding sequence ATGAAGAGAACATCCGGCCTGCCGGCCCTGCTGACCCTTATGTATTGTATCGGCCTCTGCGGGGCATGGGCGTTGCTGTACGGTGCTGCCGACAGATGGTGGCCTGTTTCGCTTTTACTGTTCGGTCCCCGCTGGATGCTGGGGCTGCCTCTGCTTGTTCTGCTTCCGTGGGCGGTGTTGCGTCACCGGCTGCTTTTGATTCCGCTGGGCTTTGCTGCCGTGGTGCTGGCCGGTCCCGTCATGGGATTTCAGGTGGCGCAGGAACAGAATGATGTGCCGTCAGGCGCGCGTATCAGGGTGCTTTCCTGCAACCTGCGGGTCGGAGAAGCTGATTTTGAAGCTCTGTCGCGGGTAGTGCGTGAGTACGATGTGGATGTGGTGGCAGTGCAGGAGTACATCGGGGACCGCAGGCTTACTCTGCCGGAAGGCTGGCAGGGGAAGCGTGACGGTCAGATTGCCGTGTATTCGCGTTTTCCGCTGCAGGTGGGGGAAGCGCTGAAACTGCACAGGGCCGGGCACAAGTGGAAACGGCAGACGGTGCTGCCGGCGGTTATCCGTACTCCCGCGGGGCCGGTGGCTTTTTTTGCCGTGCACCTGCCCAGCCCGCGCTACGGACTGCAGCATCTGCTGGACAGGCGCAAACTGATCAATCCGGAAAAAGCCGGTATGCTTGAAGCGCAGACAGGGGCGCGTGAAGAGGCCTCAATGCTTGCCCGCGCCATGGTGGACCGGGCAGTCCTGCCGGTCATTGTGGCGGGTGACTTCAACCTGCCGCGCGAGAGTTATATTTTTCGCAGATACTGGAGTGATATGAGCGATGCATCCGTACTGCTTACCGGTTACGGGTGGACGTTTTTTGAAAGTCTGCGGGGGCTGCCGGTCATGCTGGCTGTAGACAGAGTGCTGGCCGGCAACGGGGCCGAGGCCCGCTGGTTCCGCGTGGGGCCGGATGTGGATTCCGATCACAGACCTGTCATAGCTGATGTTGTGCTTACCCCTGCTGGGTGA
- a CDS encoding sugar O-acetyltransferase: protein MTEKEKMIAGQLYNAGDAELTALRLACRRLLHSFNHAHPDNAADAAGVLAQLLGGSGGGLQIMPPFHCDYGFNITVGCNVFMNYNCIILDPAPVHIGDNVMFGPSVSLYTATHPADAAKRLEGPELGLAISVGDNAWIGGAAVICPGVQVGRNAVVAAGAVVTRDVPDNVVVAGNPARIIRQL, encoded by the coding sequence GTGACTGAAAAGGAAAAAATGATCGCGGGGCAGTTGTATAATGCCGGCGACGCGGAGCTGACAGCGCTGAGGCTGGCGTGCCGCAGGCTGCTGCACTCGTTTAATCATGCGCATCCTGACAATGCCGCGGATGCGGCCGGTGTGCTGGCGCAGCTGTTGGGCGGTAGCGGGGGAGGTCTGCAGATTATGCCGCCGTTTCATTGCGATTACGGGTTCAATATTACCGTAGGCTGCAATGTCTTCATGAATTATAATTGTATCATTCTGGATCCCGCACCGGTTCACATCGGCGACAATGTCATGTTCGGCCCGTCTGTGTCGCTGTATACTGCAACGCACCCCGCAGATGCTGCCAAGCGGCTTGAAGGGCCGGAGCTGGGGCTTGCCATCAGCGTGGGGGACAATGCGTGGATAGGCGGGGCAGCTGTCATCTGTCCCGGTGTGCAGGTGGGCCGCAACGCCGTTGTCGCCGCGGGCGCGGTAGTAACCAGAGACGTGCCGGACAATGTGGTGGTGGCAGGCAATCCGGCGCGGATAATCAGGCAGCTGTAG
- a CDS encoding GntR family transcriptional regulator, translating to MKTVQVKRESLKEQVRRILHDKIISGELVPGERLKIVPISEALQVSQAPVREAIQCLITSGHLEHIPNVGVRVRQFSTEEVREIYEVRQAVEVGALKKLRMLPQELATALTPLQQSMEQACAAGDFDGYIRYNNLFHRQLVKAANNNRMLQVWDSLHLPQYMKHTLTTMGVTLEKALPLHPPVIEALRRNELQQAVDALEHHYHELA from the coding sequence ATGAAAACGGTACAGGTAAAAAGGGAATCGCTCAAGGAGCAGGTCAGACGGATTTTACACGACAAAATAATCTCCGGTGAACTTGTACCCGGTGAACGCCTGAAAATAGTACCTATTTCCGAGGCTCTGCAGGTAAGTCAGGCACCGGTGCGCGAAGCCATTCAATGCCTGATAACCAGCGGCCATCTGGAGCATATCCCCAATGTCGGTGTTCGGGTACGCCAGTTTTCCACCGAAGAGGTGCGCGAGATATACGAAGTCAGGCAGGCCGTCGAAGTGGGAGCGCTGAAAAAGCTGCGTATGCTGCCGCAGGAGCTGGCAACCGCACTGACGCCTTTGCAGCAGAGCATGGAACAGGCATGTGCTGCCGGTGATTTTGACGGATACATCCGGTACAACAACCTCTTTCACAGGCAACTGGTTAAAGCGGCAAACAACAACCGCATGCTGCAGGTCTGGGATTCGCTGCATCTGCCGCAATACATGAAGCACACCCTCACCACCATGGGGGTGACGCTGGAAAAGGCCCTGCCACTGCATCCGCCCGTTATTGAAGCGCTGCGCCGTAACGAATTGCAGCAGGCGGTGGACGCGCTGGAACATCATTATCACGAACTGGCCTGA
- a CDS encoding putative quinol monooxygenase, whose translation MKICIIAHIEARESCAAALQKELEMLAGSSQTEEGCLVYRLHSSTENAGLFFMYEEWQSRDHLDRHEAAPSFRNFLAATRPLIRHIRIHSMNPVNF comes from the coding sequence ATGAAAATCTGCATCATCGCCCATATCGAAGCACGGGAATCATGCGCCGCCGCCCTGCAGAAAGAGCTGGAAATGCTGGCCGGCAGCTCGCAGACAGAAGAAGGCTGTCTGGTGTACCGGCTGCACAGCAGTACGGAAAACGCCGGACTTTTCTTCATGTACGAAGAGTGGCAGAGCCGCGACCATCTTGACCGGCACGAAGCCGCACCTTCCTTCCGTAACTTTCTTGCGGCAACACGCCCGCTTATCCGCCATATCCGCATTCATTCCATGAACCCTGTAAATTTCTGA
- a CDS encoding NAD(P)H-dependent oxidoreductase yields MLKKEILDAFRFRHACKEFDEARTISAEDFDFLMETARLSPSSFGFEPWHFLVVQDMAVREKFIPCSWGARRQLPTASHVVFTLVKKPYFMRYDSTYIQTFMKDIQKLPPETAEVKGEFFKTFQEKDFNLLESERALADWAAHQTYIPLANMMTAAALIGIDSCPIEGFDREQFDAVLAAELNIDLQKYTIGHICAFGYRKHEPRPKTRQHITAVTTWMPSYSIHSCVAWSYRCLPRM; encoded by the coding sequence ATGCTTAAAAAAGAAATCCTTGACGCATTCAGGTTTCGCCACGCCTGCAAAGAGTTTGACGAAGCCCGCACCATATCTGCAGAAGACTTCGATTTCCTTATGGAAACAGCCCGTCTTTCGCCCAGTTCCTTCGGCTTTGAGCCATGGCACTTTCTGGTGGTGCAAGACATGGCCGTTCGCGAAAAGTTCATTCCGTGCAGCTGGGGCGCCCGGAGACAATTGCCCACCGCAAGCCATGTGGTCTTCACTCTTGTCAAAAAGCCCTACTTCATGCGCTACGACAGCACCTACATCCAGACATTCATGAAAGACATCCAGAAGTTGCCTCCGGAGACAGCTGAAGTAAAAGGGGAATTTTTTAAAACGTTTCAGGAAAAAGACTTCAACCTGCTGGAGTCTGAACGCGCCCTTGCCGACTGGGCGGCACATCAGACGTATATCCCGCTGGCCAACATGATGACTGCCGCGGCGCTGATAGGCATAGACAGCTGCCCCATAGAAGGGTTCGACCGCGAACAGTTCGATGCGGTTCTTGCCGCAGAGCTGAACATAGATCTGCAGAAATACACCATCGGGCATATATGCGCCTTCGGCTACCGCAAACATGAGCCGCGCCCCAAGACACGCCAGCACATCACCGCAGTGACCACATGGATGCCGTCGTATTCCATCCACTCTTGTGTGGCGTGGTCATACAGGTGCCTGCCGCGTATGTAG